The window TGACCTGCACTGTACCACACAGGCTGCTGTTGCGCCTTTGAAGCAGTGAATTGAAACTCTCAAGTGTGTTCATCTTGACTCCCCAGGCaatctttcaaacacacacacacaaaggagcaGTGCCAGGTCTGCTCCTCtatgtgccagtgtgtgtgctggtggtgCCAAATGCGTCTTGCAGGCTCTTGTGTGGAGTGGGATTATGTTAATTTGTCCTTGGTGTAGGCACTCTCACCAACGCCTGCACATTGtcaagagagacagacagaaagagaggaaaggaaagagtgaAGCAGTTGAGAAATGAGTGGGAGAGAGGTGAAGGTGTGATGAGTGATTTAGAGTGAGAAGAACAGAATGAACTGCAGAGATAGCTCGATGGAAGAATCATTGAGCCCTGAGGCTGAAGAAGAGAAGTGGGAATGGAAGAAGATGAATGGAATTGGGGATAGTGAGGAAAAGAGATCAAGACAAATGACTGGTGCGGCTGAATCAGGCGGAAAAATAATGTGAGGAACAGTGAAATCTGAGAAAGGTGGAAAATTTGTAGGAGAGTAAGTGCAATAATGGGAAAGAGATAGATCCAGAAGGGAAGGGATAGAGGTTACACTTCAGGCCAACTCCACTGGCATTCTTTCTCACCACCTTCTCTTATTGATTCTACTCtcttttttggcctgtttttatttgatagTGAAAGTAGAGAAACATGACTTAACATTTAGGCCATCAGACAGTCTATTTACACTTTTACGTTTTTATTAAACTttcaaaactaaaataaaccaGTCGTTCCCTCCAGGTGTCACAAGATAATGTTGTTGTCTACATTAAATGATTGTTATTTCCTCTGGCTTGGTGCTTAATAATACAGATGGCCCAGTAACCAAACAAGCACAGATGCCTCATGTTAACCGATGCCCATCATTCAAGGTAATTAAACCCAAATTTATAGTATAGATATAGTCCCATGTTGTCAAAGCACAGTATTTTTAACCTTCATGCAACACCTTCATGCTTTTTGAAGGGAGATTCTTAGATCAAatgatagaaaatgaaaaagctctAATGCTTCTGTGCAACGGCAGCATGTGCAAAAGGTGCTTCTGAGAATTTAACTCTTCTCATTTGATCAGAATCAGTCTGAGTCACTCATTAATTGATTGCACCTCAGTTGGATGTGTTcacacactgtcagcacagACAAGACGTCCTGTGCggactggtgtgtgtgagtatgtgtgaagCACTGTTTAAGCTGTGGCTGTGCTGGGTTAGGAATTCATGATTGGGTAGAGGCCAAGTGAAAGTTACTCTGGAAATGTTTAATGTTGGGATTCTTGAAGATTGAAGCATATATGAAACAGCTATTACTGTTCTTCCTCTGGACTTTACCATATGTAAACTtaatcctgtgtgtgtcctgtaggAGAAGAcctactttttgtgtgttaactgaaaaaacagcaacacctgCTGGTGAATACTGGTAATGTCAATTTGTAATGATCCCTACCtagacatttcacacattttgctttttcttttctcatcacTTTGTATCAGAGCTTGCTAACATAACACCGAACCTCTTACTGCAAATTAAGAGGAGGAGGTTGCCGCTATTAATATACTTGCACTTGGCTGTTGGAAAGTGCTCAGGGTAACAGTGTTTCTATTTGTGCAGTCACGTGGGGAAGGAGGGTGTTAGGGTGATCTAACATGCCAGGAAACTATATATAAGTACCTGGGTTTAAGGTGCCAGCATCCATTCTGATGAAGGATCTATGAGGAAGATACCTAATCCCCACCATGCTGAACCCTGACTTCTGGCCTCATTGTGAAACTACAGCATTAATCACCAAAAAGATCATAAGTAAATGACCTAATCTTGTTAATCTCCTGTTGCAGGCCCAAAAGAATGAGAGGGAGTCTATCAGGCAGAAGTTGGCCCTGGGCAGTTTCTTTGATGATGGGCCCGGCATCTACACCAGCTGCAGCAAGAGTGGCAAACCCAGCCTGTCCTCACGGTAAGATCTCTAATCTCTGTCATATTACCTCTTTTTTTAACCAGTCAACATGTGACTGGTGCTCGGAAAACACAAGATTTTGGTttgcttgtattttttgtgGTCCTGAAGAAGGATGTACTGTATGGAAATCCTAAACAAATATAAGAGCAGTAGCTAAATGTCAAAAGAACCTGAAATTCCGAAGTGTTACAAAggttttacaaaagaaaaagagactaTACGGTTTAACTCTAAAAGTCCAGATTTACTGTCATGGTAAACTTTCAAGACAAGACAGGAGGACTAAAGaatgacaggaagcagagaggatTTGTGCTGTGTCAATGAGCCAGATATAATCAGCCCTCGTGACTTCCCAAATTTGCACACACTGCTACCACCTCCTACACTGTACCTTACTGGAACTAGATGTTCTGTAAACGTTTTCTTTGTATTCTTGTTATTTTAGCCATGTGGATTTCTCAATTTTGCTGTCGCAAATTAATGACTGATTGCGGTGCTTAATGCTTCATTGATGCTttcaaagaaatatttaaatgacaGTACTGTGTGAAAATATGATACCCTTGTTTGAGATGGGAAGTCATAAACACCCTGTTATTAGAGCCAGAGtgagacattttacatttcacaacTTGTCAGTTGGACACGCTATGTGATGGAAGCACAGTTTCTAAATTACCTCAAACATCTCTTCGGCATTTCCATGCATTTCTTGCTACTTATCAACTGACATATTCACCAatgctatatatatatctgcCCTAAGTTTATATTGTGTGATTTATCAGTCAGCCTCTACACTGTATGTTAAAAGCAACACTTTATCACTTTCTTGTCATCAAAGAAAGTCAGTAGACACTTTAGAGGCCCCTACAATCTATTAAATTCAATTTACAGGCAGCTTTTTGATGCTGcctctaccaaaaaaaaaaaaaaaaaacaatcgaCCACTCAGGTCCTGTTTTAATTTGGAGTGACTGGATCTATTCTGTGTAATCAATCAGCTCTGTTTTTAATTACTGCATTGAATAAGCAGATTATTGATCTACAGTCGGCTGGACTTGCACTTAgtgatacccccccccccccccccccactagTCCCAGGTAGATTGGAACAGACCTACCAGAGGTATCCTTGATCGATCCATAttggagagaagaggggagatgATTAAAAACACTAACCCTTTCTAATTTTATCTTTAGCTGCCACTTTGCTCTGGTGATAAAACCAGTTTCTGTTaggaatttctttctttttctttagtttGTACTCATTTTCGATTCAACTCACTATTGTACAGTACGTATATTCACAGCACTCAAAATCCTTTATTGAGGCAAAGCACTTTGTTGAACTCACCTTAGGTCAGTTGTATTAGCAGCAGTTCTTTTGACATTCCTGTCAGTTTTGACCCAGGTCTGAGTCAATTACAGCAGAAGCAGCTAACATTGAACTGACTTGACTCTTCTCTGCATTTATGCTAATATTAACACGTCTCCCGCTCTTTCAacccatctctgtctctccctgcagGCTGCAGAGCGGGATGAACCTCCAAATTTGTTTTGTCAATGACAGCGGCAGCGACAAGGACAGTGATGCAGATGACAGCAAGACAGAGACCAGTCTGGACACACCTCTGTCCCCCATGGTAAGCACTGATGCCCACGTGTGCCTTTTGAAGCACATGCAGAGTTATTACAGTATTTCTCCAGAATTCAATAATGAAAGAATTTTCACTATGAAAGCTGTGTTATGATATACAGAACTGAAGGTGTGAACGCGTAAAGATCTGACTGTGTAAAAGCGAGACTGAGACAGAACAAGAATGATAACACTGAAATGGACAATGTATTCACTATGAATCACAGAGATACAGTAGCTGGTGGTTTCGTTGCTTTATGAATATCTTTTCTCAAGTTTTCTGGCCTGTTAACCAATTCACAGGCAGCAAATGAGAGGTGAATTGGAATACGCTCACCAAGGCCATGGATGACTGGCCACATTAACCTGCTGTCGGCCTGAGACACATTTAACAGAAAtaggggggagaaagagagaattatCATCTCCTTACATGTTCATCCTTGCTCTCCTCACATTTCAACAACGGGATGTTCCTGTCAGTGTGTAAAATCTACAcaggaaaaagatgaaaaatacagaaacattaatcCTCTGACCTGGTCTTTCTtatcctcttctctttccttacTTCATTCTTGCCCCTTTTCTCTTAcctttactatactattttttccttcttcatttCTTATTCCATTCACTGTCTCCTACTTATTTTATTCCACCTTGCAATGCTTGTCAtttcttccctcttcctccccacAGTCCAAGCAGAGTTCGTCCTACTCGGACAGGGACACCACAGAGGATGACTCTGAGTCTCTGGAGGACATGGACTTCCTGAGTCGACAAAAGAAGCTGCAGGCAGAAGCGAAACTGGCCCTGGCGATGGCCAAACCCATGGCCAAGatgcaggtggaggtggagaaacAGAATCGTAAGAAGTCACCAGTGGCCGACCTGGTCAGTACCAGAAACTCGATTCTGCCTTTGACTGTTAAAGGCAACTTAACACATAAATGCCAGTTGGCCAGTTTTCTGGATCACTGCTGTGTTCTTTGAAGTCACTTGAGATGAAGCGACCAGGGCCAGTGTAGTTTTGTATATATGTAGTTTTATACACAAAATAGACACAGTGGAAGCAGAagatttattaatatttaaaatgcgtaagaagaaaaggaggaagtaTATTTGCTGCTTCAAGCTTTCAGATTTACTTAagcagttcagtgtttttatactAACAATGGATCGCTTGAAAGGGGTAGCTCATTGTGCTGAACAAAGACAGTTATTTTCCAGACTCTGTGGTTCACTTCAGCTTCATAGCAGGAAAGAAAACTCCAAAATGACTTGT of the Toxotes jaculatrix isolate fToxJac2 chromosome 9, fToxJac2.pri, whole genome shotgun sequence genome contains:
- the schip1 gene encoding schwannomin-interacting protein 1 isoform X6 yields the protein MVHQENCSYQAQKNERESIRQKLALGSFFDDGPGIYTSCSKSGKPSLSSRLQSGMNLQICFVNDSGSDKDSDADDSKTETSLDTPLSPMSKQSSSYSDRDTTEDDSESLEDMDFLSRQKKLQAEAKLALAMAKPMAKMQVEVEKQNRKKSPVADLLPHMPHISECLMKRSLKPTDLRDMTLGQLQVIVNDLHSQIESLNEELVQLLLIRDELHMEQDAMLVDIEDLTRHAESQQKHLAERTLSK
- the schip1 gene encoding schwannomin-interacting protein 1 isoform X4; protein product: MREALDNMDGCGGVDDVIRQASSLCLTDDYKEAQKNERESIRQKLALGSFFDDGPGIYTSCSKSGKPSLSSRLQSGMNLQICFVNDSGSDKDSDADDSKTETSLDTPLSPMSKQSSSYSDRDTTEDDSESLEDMDFLSRQKKLQAEAKLALAMAKPMAKMQVEVEKQNRKKSPVADLLPHMPHISECLMKRSLKPTDLRDMTLGQLQVIVNDLHSQIESLNEELVQLLLIRDELHMEQDAMLVDIEDLTRHAESQQKHLAERTLSK
- the schip1 gene encoding schwannomin-interacting protein 1 isoform X5 encodes the protein MFFFPFLFYQWSIFPLSLTLDSSQQVGHLTQAQKNERESIRQKLALGSFFDDGPGIYTSCSKSGKPSLSSRLQSGMNLQICFVNDSGSDKDSDADDSKTETSLDTPLSPMSKQSSSYSDRDTTEDDSESLEDMDFLSRQKKLQAEAKLALAMAKPMAKMQVEVEKQNRKKSPVADLLPHMPHISECLMKRSLKPTDLRDMTLGQLQVIVNDLHSQIESLNEELVQLLLIRDELHMEQDAMLVDIEDLTRHAESQQKHLAERTLSK